Proteins from a single region of Punica granatum isolate Tunisia-2019 chromosome 8, ASM765513v2, whole genome shotgun sequence:
- the LOC116215961 gene encoding glutathione S-transferase F13-like — translation MAQKLRLHGIPMSSCAARSMICLHEKGVEFELVLVDFFVAVEHKQPPFLSKNPFGQIPVLEDGNLTLFESRAINEYVSNKFKDQGTDLIRHDSLEESALVKVWAEVESHQFHPAIYPIFYQHLLAPLYGKSSNQAIIDEHLEKLRMVLDVYEDRLGQTKYLAGDFYSLADLHHMPMMFYFMKTPWGHVVNERPRVKAWWEDISSRDAFKKVAGGMTIGDK, via the exons ATGGCGCAGAAGCTGAGGCTTCACGGGATACCGATGTCATCATGTGCTGCGAGGTCGATGATATGTCTCCACGAGAAGGGAGTCGAGTTCGAACTCGTCCTCGTCGATTTCTTCGTCGCCGTCGAACACAAACAGCCTCCCTTCCTCTCCAAAAAC CCGTTTGGCCAAATCCCAGTGCTAGAGGATGGGAACTTAACTCTATTTG AATCCCGGGCAATAAATGAATACGTCTCGAACAAGTTCAAGGACCAGGGCACCGATCTCATCCGCCACGATAGTTTGGAGGAGTCGGCCTTGGTCAAGGTCTGGGCAGAGGTGGAGTCCCACCAGTTCCATCCGGCAATTTACCCAATATTCTACCAGCACTTGCTCGCCCCACTGTATGGCAAGTCGTCCAACCAGGCCATCATCGACGAGCATCTGGAGAAGCTCCGGATGGTGCTCGATGTCTACGAGGACAGGCTAGGCCAGACCAAGTACTTGGCGGGGGACTTCTATAGCTTGGCTGATCTCCACCACATGCCTATGATGTTCTACTTCATGAAGACCCCGTGGGGCCATGTGGTCAATGAGAGGCCCCGGGTTAAGGCCTGGTGGGAGGACATTTCCTCTAGGGATGCCTTTAAGAAGGTGGCTGGGGGCATGACAATAGGGGATAAATAA
- the LOC116215964 gene encoding glutathione S-transferase F13-like: MAPKLRLHGIPMSSCAARSMICLYEKGVEFELVLVDFFIAAEHKQPPFLSKNPFGQIPVLEDGNLTLFESRAINEYVSNKFKDQGTDLIRHNSLEESALVKVWTEVESHQFHPAISPIYNQHLLAPLYGKSSDQAIIDEHLEKLRMVLDVYEDRLGKTKYLAGDFYSLADLHHMPMMFSFMKTPWGHVVNERPKVKAWWEDISSRDAFKKVAVGMTIGDK; encoded by the exons ATGGCGCCGAAGCTGAGGCTTCACGGGATACCGATGTCATCTTGTGCCGCGAGGTCGATGATATGTCTCTATGAGAAGGGAGTCGAGTTCGAACTCGTCCTAGTCGATTTCTTCATCGCCGCGGAACACAAACAGCCTCCCTTCCTCTCCAAAAAC CCGTTTGGCCAAATCCCAGTGCTAGAGGATGGGAACTTGACTCTATTTG AATCCCGAGCAATAAATGAGTACGTCTCGAACAAGTTCAAGGACCAGGGCACTGATCTCATCCGCCACAATAGTTTGGAGGAGTCGGCCTTGGTCAAGGTCTGGACCGAGGTGGAGTCCCACCAGTTCCATCCGGCGATCTCCCCAATATACAACCAGCACTTGCTCGCCCCACTGTATGGCAAGTCGTCTGACCAGGCCATCATCGACGAGCATCTGGAGAAGCTCCGGATGGTCCTCGATGTCTACGAGGACAGGCTAGGCAAGACCAAGTACTTGGCCGGGGACTTCTATAGCTTGGCTGATCTCCACCACATGCCTATGATGTTCTCCTTCATGAAGACCCCGTGGGGCCATGTGGTCAATGAGAGGCCCAAGGTTAAGGCCTGGTGGGAGGACATTTCCTCCAGGGATGCCTTTAAGAAGGTGGCTGTGGGCATGACAATAGGGGATAAATAA